From the genome of Streptomyces sp. V1I1, one region includes:
- a CDS encoding CGNR zinc finger domain-containing protein: protein MTADGERGWAPGAGRRRWCATERGGNRNKVRAHRVRHAEHAEGDGR, encoded by the coding sequence ATCACCGCCGACGGCGAGCGCGGCTGGGCGCCCGGGGCGGGCCGCCGCCGCTGGTGCGCGACGGAACGGGGCGGCAATCGCAACAAGGTGCGGGCACACCGCGTCCGCCACGCGGAACACGCAGAAGGAGACGGACGATGA
- a CDS encoding DUF397 domain-containing protein, with amino-acid sequence MDASPEFEFRTSTACQYNNNDPRCVEIATNVPGKVAVRNSATGETVEFTAVEWTDFLSGAKLGEFDVAA; translated from the coding sequence ATGGATGCAAGTCCCGAATTCGAGTTCCGAACGTCCACGGCGTGCCAGTACAACAACAACGACCCCCGCTGTGTGGAGATCGCAACGAACGTTCCCGGCAAGGTGGCAGTCCGGAATTCAGCGACCGGTGAAACCGTCGAGTTCACGGCGGTTGAGTGGACCGACTTCCTGAGCGGTGCCAAGCTGGGCGAGTTCGACGTCGCGGCGTAG